In Flavobacterium sp. CS20, a single window of DNA contains:
- a CDS encoding DUF4295 domain-containing protein, which yields MAKKSVASIQTGSKRLTKAVKMVKSEKTGAYTFVEQIMAPEDVNDFLKK from the coding sequence ATGGCTAAGAAATCAGTAGCAAGTATTCAAACTGGAAGCAAGAGACTTACAAAAGCAGTAAAAATGGTAAAGTCTGAAAAGACTGGTGCTTATACTTTTGTAGAACAAATTATGGCACCCGAGGATGTCAATGATTTTTTAAAAAAATAA
- the porQ gene encoding type IX secretion system protein PorQ, translated as MNSLSRLILVLSMLLYFDLSAQIGGQNTYQFLNLPVSPRHVALGGKNITLNNYDPSSALNNPALINYRMDNQLAVNYMNFVGDINYGTASYAYLFDRRTQVLQIGMTYINYGSFDGFDENANPTGSFTGNEAALSVGYQKKLGRSDFHLGANVKFITSKLENFTSFGIASDIGLSYKYDRWDLIVSGVVRNIGYQIKPFNDVREDLPLEVVLGISQKLRTLPFRWHITVENIQEWNIAFGNTARDEVDLNGNVTKDDPGFFSNLFRRTIIGLEFFPESGFNIQLGYNFRRAEELRIEDQRSFAGLSGGLSIKFNKVRINYSYTQFNRVANTSFFGVSIDLNR; from the coding sequence ATGAATAGCTTGAGCCGTTTAATTTTAGTTTTATCAATGCTTTTATATTTTGACCTGTCAGCTCAAATCGGTGGTCAAAATACTTATCAATTTCTCAACTTACCCGTTTCGCCGAGGCACGTCGCTCTTGGTGGTAAAAACATCACATTAAACAATTACGACCCATCTTCAGCCCTGAATAATCCAGCTCTGATTAATTATAGAATGGACAATCAGTTGGCAGTAAATTATATGAATTTTGTAGGTGACATCAATTACGGCACAGCATCTTACGCCTATTTGTTTGATAGACGCACACAGGTTTTGCAAATTGGCATGACCTATATCAATTACGGTAGTTTTGATGGATTTGACGAAAATGCTAATCCAACTGGAAGTTTTACGGGCAACGAAGCGGCTCTATCAGTAGGTTACCAAAAGAAACTTGGTCGTTCAGATTTTCATCTTGGAGCAAATGTGAAATTTATCACCTCTAAATTAGAAAATTTTACATCTTTTGGTATTGCATCAGATATTGGTTTATCTTATAAATATGACCGTTGGGATTTAATCGTCTCTGGTGTGGTTAGAAATATTGGCTATCAGATTAAACCTTTTAATGATGTTCGCGAAGATTTGCCTCTTGAAGTTGTCCTCGGCATTTCTCAAAAGTTACGTACTTTACCGTTTAGATGGCATATTACGGTTGAAAATATCCAAGAGTGGAATATCGCCTTTGGTAATACAGCAAGAGATGAAGTGGATTTAAATGGAAATGTAACCAAAGATGATCCTGGTTTTTTTAGCAATTTATTTAGAAGAACAATAATTGGCTTAGAATTCTTTCCTGAAAGCGGATTTAATATCCAATTAGGTTATAACTTTAGACGTGCAGAAGAATTGAGAATTGAAGATCAACGTTCATTTGCTGGTTTAAGCGGTGGCTTGAGCATTAAGTTTAATAAAGTGAGAATCAATTACAGTTATACCCAATTTAACCGTGTCGCCAATACCAGTTTTTTTGGAGTCAGCATAGACCTTAATCGCTAA
- a CDS encoding DUF6695 family protein → MQNSLAIALAWPETRCKQTGAWYDRPAEFLSISKNNYYKVGHSAIVLINPKNKKCLYFDFGRYHTPLGYGRVRDEQTDFDLKIETLAEMSDNLILSNYQNIIDEIQQNPSSHGDGQLYAD, encoded by the coding sequence ATGCAAAACAGTTTAGCCATAGCATTGGCTTGGCCAGAAACACGATGTAAACAAACTGGAGCATGGTATGATAGACCTGCTGAGTTTTTGAGTATTAGCAAAAATAACTACTACAAAGTTGGTCATTCAGCTATTGTATTAATTAATCCTAAAAATAAAAAATGTTTATATTTTGATTTTGGAAGATATCACACACCATTAGGCTATGGCAGAGTGAGAGATGAGCAAACTGATTTTGATTTAAAAATAGAAACATTAGCTGAAATGAGCGATAATTTGATTTTGTCTAATTACCAAAATATCATAGATGAGATTCAACAAAATCCTTCTTCTCATGGAGATGGTCAGCTTTATGCAGATTAA
- a CDS encoding type II CAAX prenyl endopeptidase Rce1 family protein has translation MKFFTFNRLSLEHFLIFVLFPIVLTFDFSIYIKLGLGFIALIYVIIISIKNSYFRSLNLKFSPSQKSAYLKSLTLKFISIALLTSLITFLFYKEVLFNALQNNLWRFFLVTGVYTFLSVIPQEFIYRKFYFQRYKMLFKSDKQLIAINSMVFCLGHLFFDNLLVLVITLIGGFIFSLSYLKYQSLKWICIEHSLYGLWLYTIGLGGLLGFPVN, from the coding sequence ATGAAATTTTTTACTTTCAACCGTTTGAGCCTTGAGCACTTCTTGATATTTGTGTTATTTCCTATTGTACTAACTTTTGATTTTTCTATATATATCAAATTAGGTTTAGGATTTATTGCCTTAATTTATGTGATAATTATCTCGATCAAAAATAGTTACTTTAGAAGTTTAAATCTAAAATTTAGTCCATCTCAAAAGTCAGCTTACTTAAAAAGTTTGACGTTAAAATTTATAAGTATTGCTCTGCTGACAAGCCTAATCACATTTTTATTTTATAAAGAAGTGTTGTTTAATGCATTACAAAATAATCTATGGCGATTTTTTCTCGTTACTGGTGTTTACACTTTTTTATCTGTCATACCACAAGAATTTATTTATAGAAAATTCTATTTTCAACGATACAAAATGCTTTTTAAATCTGATAAACAACTTATCGCAATCAATTCTATGGTGTTTTGTCTCGGTCATTTGTTTTTTGACAATCTGTTAGTCTTAGTCATCACTCTAATAGGTGGATTCATATTTAGCTTGTCTTATCTCAAATATCAGTCCTTAAAATGGATATGTATTGAGCACAGCCTTTATGGTTTATGGCTTTATACAATCGGACTTGGCGGATTGTTGGGGTTTCCTGTTAACTGA
- a CDS encoding NRDE family protein gives MCTVSYITHNQGFNLTSNRDELVSRPTKPPKIYEEFNQQLVYPKDELAGGTWIAISNQNITVCLLNGAFKKHKRKPPYARSRGQVLKQRFDYQTNRDFVDNLNLKNIEPFTLLLIDHKDKIDFAELVWDGTQKHYKSIDPSKNHIWASATLYSEDQRQSRKKWFQHFLNQHHNITPNDILNFHTGSYTDDKKNDMLMQRNKMLKTISVSQINVFLDKASFVYKDLEQNKTHHQNLDLLCKTV, from the coding sequence ATGTGCACAGTAAGCTACATCACTCATAACCAAGGTTTTAATTTAACATCAAATCGAGATGAATTAGTCTCTAGACCTACTAAACCACCAAAGATATATGAGGAGTTTAATCAACAACTGGTTTACCCTAAGGATGAATTGGCGGGCGGAACTTGGATAGCAATTTCAAACCAGAATATTACTGTTTGTTTGCTCAATGGTGCTTTTAAAAAACACAAAAGAAAACCACCTTATGCCAGAAGCCGTGGTCAAGTGTTAAAGCAACGGTTTGATTATCAAACAAATCGCGATTTTGTTGACAACCTAAACTTAAAAAATATTGAACCTTTCACGCTTTTGCTTATCGATCATAAAGACAAGATTGATTTTGCAGAATTGGTTTGGGATGGCACTCAAAAACACTATAAATCAATAGACCCGTCAAAAAATCACATTTGGGCATCTGCTACTCTTTATAGCGAAGACCAAAGACAAAGCCGAAAAAAGTGGTTTCAACACTTTTTAAATCAACATCACAATATCACACCAAATGATATCCTAAATTTTCACACAGGAAGCTATACAGATGATAAAAAAAATGATATGCTGATGCAAAGAAATAAAATGTTGAAAACTATAAGTGTTTCTCAAATCAATGTTTTTTTAGATAAAGCATCATTTGTTTACAAAGATTTAGAACAAAATAAAACTCACCATCAAAACCTTGATTTGTTATGCAAAACAGTTTAG
- a CDS encoding tyrosine-protein phosphatase, whose protein sequence is MINYRNITLILLVLITSLVGCKNKPEEKLNSEISAENKLNSEVTLETPKTIEKSLQETAEAIYNPDSTYTLVFNKKANWKFVVSNSDENINWEQLKPIELSNDSTYTTNQKFKERMFFGIVNDLGDTLVISNRQIPLLGLSNFRDIGGLQTTDGKTVKWGKIYRSDKLSELSNNDVQLLKTMNIKTVIDFRTASEVTKEPDVIANDSYFDYKNYPTGPDMKDKNKYLEMLREFESPEDSADLLKEITGQFPIEWKDTYIKLFENLVQTNQPLLFHCTAGKDRTGLASALILYVLGVDKNTIIDEYLLSNFYRQEDNNKWISQIAQYDIDPEIIRPFMDVRKSYLLNAFNTIEKEYGSMDNYVKNVLNLSEKDINTLRNKYLY, encoded by the coding sequence ATGATAAATTATAGAAACATCACTTTAATATTACTTGTTTTGATTACAAGTTTGGTGGGTTGCAAAAACAAACCTGAAGAAAAACTTAACTCTGAGATTTCAGCTGAAAACAAGCTTAATTCTGAAGTTACATTGGAAACCCCCAAAACCATTGAAAAATCACTTCAAGAAACAGCTGAAGCCATTTACAACCCTGATAGCACTTATACTTTGGTTTTTAACAAAAAGGCGAACTGGAAATTTGTGGTCTCAAATTCAGATGAAAACATCAATTGGGAACAATTAAAACCCATTGAGTTATCAAATGATAGCACCTATACCACAAATCAAAAATTTAAGGAACGTATGTTCTTTGGCATAGTAAATGATTTAGGAGATACTTTGGTCATTTCCAATAGGCAAATTCCTTTGTTAGGACTTTCAAATTTTAGGGACATAGGTGGCTTACAAACCACAGATGGTAAAACAGTAAAATGGGGGAAAATTTACAGATCGGACAAATTATCTGAACTTTCAAATAATGATGTTCAACTACTTAAAACGATGAATATTAAAACCGTTATAGATTTTAGAACTGCTTCAGAAGTTACCAAAGAACCTGATGTAATTGCAAACGACTCTTATTTTGACTACAAAAATTATCCTACAGGTCCTGATATGAAAGATAAAAACAAATACTTAGAAATGCTAAGAGAATTTGAATCTCCTGAAGATTCGGCTGATCTTTTAAAGGAAATAACTGGGCAATTCCCTATTGAATGGAAAGACACTTACATCAAATTATTTGAAAATTTAGTGCAGACAAACCAACCTTTGCTTTTTCATTGTACAGCTGGAAAAGACCGTACCGGTTTGGCCAGTGCACTTATTCTTTATGTCTTAGGGGTTGATAAAAACACCATAATAGATGAGTATTTATTATCTAATTTTTACAGACAGGAAGATAACAATAAATGGATTAGTCAAATTGCTCAATATGACATTGATCCAGAAATAATCAGACCTTTTATGGATGTTCGTAAATCCTATTTGTTAAATGCCTTCAACACCATTGAAAAAGAATACGGTTCTATGGACAACTATGTAAAAAATGTTTTGAATTTAAGTGAAAAAGATATAAATACACTTCGAAATAAATATTTATATTAA
- a CDS encoding DUF6695 family protein: MNFENAYSKAKQMQNCGIINYGPFVINGTNCSRFVRSVLLSAEISLLLQFKIRFTRTLSPTPIGVVNNLNQQRKANFRKRYFSVEKSVKECEIITS, encoded by the coding sequence ATCAATTTTGAAAATGCTTATTCCAAAGCCAAACAAATGCAAAATTGTGGAATTATCAATTATGGTCCTTTTGTAATAAACGGAACAAATTGCTCTAGGTTTGTCAGAAGTGTGTTGTTAAGTGCAGAAATATCATTATTGCTACAATTTAAAATTCGCTTCACCAGAACATTAAGCCCAACTCCAATAGGAGTTGTAAATAATCTAAACCAACAACGTAAAGCAAATTTCAGAAAAAGATATTTTAGTGTTGAAAAAAGCGTGAAAGAATGCGAAATTATAACTTCATAA
- a CDS encoding DUF6695 family protein — protein MRNYNFINKTLPEPQRPDFLSIHAQWLAGEGAGSWFLLEKTSDNTIYEVTRFSPKGKIECEGFFRLENKTKALNITKPYQFVHLSHCAIVHIKQDKNIFKLVRI, from the coding sequence ATGCGAAATTATAACTTCATAAATAAAACTTTACCAGAACCACAACGCCCTGATTTTTTATCTATTCATGCTCAATGGTTGGCTGGAGAAGGTGCAGGTTCATGGTTTTTGTTAGAAAAAACAAGTGATAATACAATCTATGAAGTTACACGCTTTAGTCCAAAAGGAAAAATAGAATGCGAAGGTTTTTTTAGATTAGAAAATAAGACTAAAGCTTTAAACATAACTAAACCATATCAATTTGTTCATTTAAGTCACTGTGCAATAGTTCATATCAAACAAGATAAAAATATCTTTAAACTGGTAAGGATTTAA
- the rpmB gene encoding 50S ribosomal protein L28 yields MSRVCELTGKRAMTGNHVSHALNRRKRKFNVNLIKKRFYIPEEDKWITLKVSTSALKNINKKGISAVLKEARQKGFLKK; encoded by the coding sequence ATGTCTAGAGTTTGTGAGCTTACCGGTAAGAGAGCAATGACAGGAAATCATGTGTCTCATGCTTTAAATAGAAGAAAGCGTAAATTTAATGTAAATCTCATTAAAAAGCGTTTTTATATTCCTGAAGAAGATAAATGGATCACTTTAAAAGTATCTACATCAGCTTTGAAAAATATCAATAAAAAAGGAATCTCTGCGGTTTTAAAAGAAGCAAGACAAAAAGGATTTTTAAAAAAATAA
- the queA gene encoding tRNA preQ1(34) S-adenosylmethionine ribosyltransferase-isomerase QueA: protein MKLSQFDFELPKELLAEHPADHRDESRLMVVHRDTGKIEHKVFKDLINYFDEKDVLIFNNTKVFPARLFGNKEKTGARIEVFLLRELNPETRLWDVLVDPARKIRIGNKLYFGDDDSLVAEVIDNTTSRGRTLRFLFDGSYEEFRKKLYELGETPIPKYISRPVEPEDEERYQTIYAKEEGAVVAPTAGLHFSKHLMKRLEIKGIDFAEVTLHIGLGTFNPVEVEDLSKHKMDSEQVKIDKKATKIVNNAKAEKRRICAVGTTVMRTIESAVNSDNTLNDFEGWTNKYIFPPYDFRIANSMITNFHMPKSTLLMMVSAFMGHELMEKAYKEAIKEKYRFYSYGDAMLIL from the coding sequence ATGAAATTATCTCAATTTGACTTTGAACTTCCTAAAGAACTTTTGGCTGAACATCCTGCTGATCACAGAGATGAATCACGATTAATGGTGGTTCACCGTGATACAGGAAAAATTGAACACAAAGTTTTTAAAGATCTTATCAACTATTTTGATGAAAAAGATGTGCTGATTTTTAACAACACTAAAGTATTTCCTGCACGTTTGTTTGGAAACAAAGAAAAAACGGGTGCCAGAATTGAAGTTTTTCTTTTAAGAGAACTCAATCCTGAAACGCGTCTTTGGGATGTTTTGGTTGACCCTGCTAGAAAAATAAGAATTGGTAATAAGCTATATTTTGGCGATGACGATAGTTTAGTTGCAGAAGTCATTGACAATACCACATCGAGAGGTCGAACTTTGAGATTTTTATTTGACGGTTCGTATGAAGAATTTAGAAAAAAACTATACGAATTAGGTGAAACCCCAATTCCAAAATACATCAGTCGTCCAGTTGAACCTGAAGACGAAGAGCGTTACCAAACCATTTACGCCAAAGAAGAAGGTGCTGTGGTCGCTCCTACTGCTGGGCTTCACTTTTCTAAACACTTAATGAAGCGTTTAGAAATTAAAGGTATTGATTTTGCCGAAGTTACTTTACATATTGGATTAGGCACATTTAATCCTGTTGAAGTTGAAGATTTGTCCAAACATAAAATGGATAGCGAGCAGGTGAAAATTGATAAAAAAGCCACTAAAATTGTCAACAATGCCAAAGCAGAAAAACGCAGAATATGTGCTGTAGGTACAACGGTGATGAGAACCATAGAAAGTGCTGTCAATTCGGATAATACTTTAAATGATTTTGAAGGTTGGACCAACAAATATATATTCCCGCCATATGATTTTAGAATTGCCAACAGTATGATCACCAACTTTCACATGCCAAAATCTACATTATTGATGATGGTATCTGCATTTATGGGGCACGAATTGATGGAAAAAGCCTACAAAGAAGCTATAAAAGAAAAATATAGATTTTACTCCTACGGAGATGCGATGTTGATATTGTAA
- the rimO gene encoding 30S ribosomal protein S12 methylthiotransferase RimO: protein MRTKSLKKNKINLVTLGCSKNIYDSEVIMGQLKANGKDVAHEQEGNIVVINTCGFINNAKEQSVNTILNYVNLKQEGEIDKVFVTGCLSERYKPDLQKEIPDVDDYFGTTDLPLLLKALGADYKHELIGERLTTTPKNYAYLKIAEGCDMQCSFCAIPLMRGKHRSKPIEELVQESEKLAANGVKELILIAQDLTYYGLDLYKKRNLAELLKALAKIEGIEWIRLHYAFPTGFPEDVLDVIREEPKVCNYIDIPLQHISDEILKSMRRGTTHEKTTKLLKLFREKVPGICIRTTLIVGYPGETEAQFEELKTWVKEMRFERLGVFTYSHEEDTHAYNLEDDVPEEVKIKRANEIMEIQSQISWEQNQNKIGQTFKCVIDRKEGNYFVGRTEFDSPDVDNEVLINAEEHYVKIGDFCNIKIEEAHDFDLYGFPA from the coding sequence ATGCGAACAAAATCGCTCAAGAAAAATAAAATCAATTTAGTTACTTTGGGTTGTAGTAAAAACATCTATGATTCTGAAGTGATAATGGGTCAGTTGAAAGCCAACGGCAAGGATGTTGCTCACGAGCAGGAAGGCAATATTGTAGTCATAAACACTTGTGGATTTATCAACAACGCCAAAGAGCAATCGGTCAACACAATCTTAAACTATGTCAACCTTAAACAAGAAGGCGAAATAGATAAAGTATTTGTAACAGGCTGTTTGTCTGAACGCTATAAACCAGATTTGCAAAAAGAAATTCCCGATGTTGATGATTATTTTGGTACGACAGATTTGCCTTTATTATTAAAAGCTCTCGGTGCTGACTACAAACACGAATTGATTGGCGAACGTTTAACGACAACGCCTAAAAATTATGCTTATCTAAAAATAGCAGAAGGATGCGATATGCAGTGTTCTTTTTGTGCTATTCCGCTCATGCGTGGTAAACACCGCTCAAAACCCATAGAGGAATTGGTTCAAGAGTCTGAAAAATTAGCCGCAAATGGTGTTAAAGAACTGATTTTAATAGCTCAAGATTTAACCTATTACGGCTTAGACCTTTATAAAAAACGCAATCTTGCCGAATTGCTAAAAGCTTTAGCAAAAATAGAAGGTATTGAATGGATCAGGTTGCATTATGCATTTCCAACGGGCTTTCCTGAAGATGTTTTAGACGTTATTCGTGAAGAGCCAAAAGTGTGTAATTATATCGACATTCCACTACAACATATTTCTGATGAAATTTTAAAATCTATGCGACGTGGCACAACTCATGAAAAAACCACAAAGCTTTTAAAACTATTTAGAGAAAAAGTGCCAGGCATCTGTATCAGAACAACTTTGATTGTTGGCTATCCTGGCGAAACTGAAGCTCAATTTGAAGAATTAAAAACTTGGGTGAAAGAGATGAGGTTTGAACGACTTGGCGTGTTTACCTATTCACACGAAGAAGACACGCACGCCTATAATCTTGAAGATGATGTACCCGAAGAAGTCAAAATAAAACGTGCCAATGAGATTATGGAAATTCAATCTCAAATCTCTTGGGAGCAAAACCAAAACAAAATCGGTCAAACTTTCAAATGCGTTATAGACAGAAAAGAAGGCAATTATTTTGTAGGTCGAACTGAATTTGATTCGCCTGATGTGGATAATGAAGTTTTGATCAATGCAGAAGAACACTATGTCAAAATAGGGGATTTTTGCAATATCAAAATCGAAGAGGCTCATGATTTTGATTTGTATGGTTTTCCTGCGTAA
- a CDS encoding HNH endonuclease, protein MARRITETELILPSLYLMKLNNGQITTSELIEKLRLIMKPSGADLEILSGRNDDKFSQKVRNLKAHGTFERMGYAKYKGKARSGYVEITNEGKKHLKRNQKILNYLLVNDFEYSDLTENLKEIEKNEDKKEIETFDENIIIQEGLKKVREVKVYERSSTLRDFAIKHFTVKNHISCKCCSFDFEDFYGSEIGKGFIEIHHTKPIFQYEDDDLENTLENALENLAPVCSNCHRMIHRNWSKPLEIQYLIGQIEQNGTFTR, encoded by the coding sequence ATGGCAAGAAGAATTACCGAAACAGAATTAATATTACCATCATTATATTTGATGAAACTAAATAATGGTCAAATAACGACATCAGAATTAATCGAGAAACTTCGCTTAATAATGAAACCAAGTGGTGCAGATTTAGAAATTCTTTCAGGTAGAAACGATGACAAATTTTCTCAAAAGGTTAGAAATTTAAAAGCCCACGGAACCTTTGAAAGAATGGGATATGCAAAATATAAAGGTAAGGCTCGCAGTGGTTATGTAGAAATAACTAATGAAGGGAAAAAACATTTGAAACGAAATCAAAAGATTTTAAATTATCTTTTAGTAAATGATTTTGAATATTCTGACCTAACAGAAAACTTAAAGGAAATAGAAAAAAATGAAGACAAAAAAGAAATAGAAACTTTTGACGAAAATATTATTATTCAAGAAGGTCTAAAAAAAGTAAGAGAAGTAAAGGTTTACGAAAGATCTTCGACGTTAAGAGATTTTGCGATTAAGCATTTTACTGTAAAAAATCATATTTCCTGTAAATGTTGTTCTTTCGACTTTGAAGATTTTTACGGTTCTGAAATTGGAAAAGGTTTTATTGAAATACATCATACAAAACCAATTTTCCAGTATGAAGATGATGATTTAGAAAACACTTTGGAAAATGCACTTGAAAATTTAGCACCAGTTTGTTCAAATTGTCATCGTATGATACATAGGAACTGGTCGAAACCACTCGAAATACAATATTTAATAGGACAAATAGAACAAAACGGAACATTTACGCGATAA
- the rpmG gene encoding 50S ribosomal protein L33: MAKRGNRVQVILECTEHKNSGKPGTSRYITTKNKRNTPDRIELKKYNPILRKMTVHKEIK, translated from the coding sequence ATGGCAAAAAGAGGCAATAGAGTTCAAGTCATTTTAGAATGCACCGAACATAAAAATTCAGGAAAACCTGGAACGTCAAGATATATTACAACTAAGAACAAGCGTAATACACCTGATAGAATTGAATTAAAAAAATACAATCCTATCTTGAGAAAAATGACCGTTCACAAAGAAATTAAATAA
- a CDS encoding DNA adenine methylase → MNYLVEEPVVTYNQINLSFTNYTKARKLEPLVKWAGGKEQELKYIIPNLPDYFENYYEPFVGGGSVYTAIQAQKYFINDKSHELIDLYKIIISEEREIFFKAIDEIIHNWEVLGDISKKNQKFFVKIYKDFASDKITKDILSNKIYEFILKNSKEFNGLFSSFFNFNIENFLKEVKKNLVRKTSRMKVLEKQKGKLPDKDILDNIETALKSAFYMHFRHIYNFHKKYELNKAFYSAIFLFIRNYAYSGMFRYNSKGEFNVPYGGIAYNNKNFRKKIEYLKSEPLQKLLTKTKIVNDDFEDFFRYNNPSKRDFVFLDPPYDTEFSTYAQNDFVKTDQERLANYLINDCKAKWMMIIKNTDFILNLYTHPKVNVLTFDKKYLVSFMNRNNKNTEHLLITNY, encoded by the coding sequence ATGAATTATCTTGTAGAAGAACCAGTCGTAACATACAATCAAATTAATTTAAGTTTCACAAACTATACAAAAGCACGGAAACTTGAACCACTTGTAAAATGGGCTGGTGGAAAGGAACAAGAATTAAAATATATTATTCCAAATCTTCCAGATTATTTTGAAAATTACTACGAACCCTTTGTTGGTGGCGGTTCAGTTTATACCGCAATTCAAGCCCAAAAATATTTTATAAATGATAAATCACACGAGTTAATTGATTTATATAAAATCATAATTTCTGAAGAGCGAGAAATTTTTTTTAAAGCAATTGACGAAATTATCCACAACTGGGAAGTTTTAGGTGATATTTCAAAGAAAAATCAAAAGTTCTTTGTGAAAATATATAAGGATTTTGCCAGTGACAAAATAACGAAAGATATATTATCAAATAAAATCTATGAATTCATATTAAAAAATTCTAAGGAATTTAATGGTCTTTTTTCTTCATTTTTCAATTTTAATATTGAGAATTTTCTCAAAGAAGTCAAGAAAAATTTAGTCCGAAAAACATCAAGAATGAAAGTTCTTGAAAAACAAAAAGGGAAATTACCCGATAAAGACATTTTAGATAACATAGAAACGGCATTAAAAAGTGCATTTTATATGCATTTTAGACATATTTATAATTTCCATAAAAAATACGAATTAAATAAAGCTTTTTATAGTGCAATATTTCTCTTTATTAGAAATTACGCATATTCTGGAATGTTTCGATACAATTCAAAAGGTGAATTTAATGTTCCTTATGGCGGAATAGCATACAATAATAAAAATTTCAGAAAAAAAATTGAATATTTAAAATCTGAACCCCTACAAAAATTATTAACAAAAACAAAAATTGTTAATGATGATTTTGAAGATTTCTTTAGATACAATAATCCATCAAAAAGAGATTTTGTTTTCTTAGATCCTCCTTACGATACAGAATTTAGCACATATGCTCAAAACGATTTTGTTAAAACTGACCAAGAAAGACTTGCAAATTATTTAATAAATGATTGTAAAGCAAAGTGGATGATGATAATTAAAAATACTGATTTTATTTTAAATTTATATACTCATCCCAAAGTAAATGTTTTAACTTTTGACAAAAAATATTTAGTTAGCTTTATGAACCGGAATAATAAAAATACTGAACATCTTTTAATAACCAATTATTAA
- the ftsY gene encoding signal recognition particle-docking protein FtsY produces MSFFKKIFNKDKKEDLDEGLEKTKSSFFNKLSKAVAGKSKVDAEVLDDLEEVLISSDVGVATTIKIIDRIEERVARDKYLGTDELNSILRDEIAKLLSENEHDINHDEDKKPYVIMVVGVNGVGKTTTIGKLATLFKNQGLSVVLGLADTFRAATVEQLDIWSQRVGVPIVKQKMGSDPASVAYDTVQSAVKQNADVVLIDTAGRLHNKVNLMNELTKIKRVMQKVVDHAPNEVLLVLDGSTGQNAFEQAKQFTVATEVTSLAVTKLDGTAKGGVVIGISDQFKVPVKYIGIGEKATDLQLFDKTEFVDSFFKS; encoded by the coding sequence ATGAGTTTTTTCAAAAAAATATTTAATAAAGACAAAAAAGAAGACCTTGATGAAGGTCTTGAAAAAACAAAATCCAGTTTTTTTAATAAACTGTCTAAAGCCGTTGCTGGCAAATCAAAAGTTGATGCTGAAGTTTTAGACGATTTGGAAGAAGTCCTTATCTCAAGTGATGTAGGCGTGGCAACCACTATCAAAATTATAGACCGTATTGAAGAACGCGTAGCTCGAGATAAATATCTTGGCACTGACGAACTCAATAGTATTTTACGCGACGAAATTGCCAAACTTCTATCAGAAAATGAACACGACATTAACCACGATGAAGATAAAAAGCCGTATGTGATTATGGTTGTTGGCGTTAATGGTGTTGGAAAAACCACAACCATTGGTAAACTTGCAACCTTGTTTAAAAATCAAGGCCTTTCAGTGGTTTTGGGTCTTGCTGATACTTTTAGAGCTGCGACTGTTGAGCAATTAGACATCTGGTCTCAGCGTGTTGGTGTGCCTATCGTTAAACAAAAAATGGGAAGCGATCCAGCATCTGTGGCTTATGATACTGTGCAAAGTGCTGTTAAACAAAATGCAGATGTTGTTTTAATAGACACCGCAGGAAGATTGCATAACAAAGTGAACTTGATGAACGAGTTGACCAAAATTAAACGCGTGATGCAAAAAGTGGTTGATCACGCTCCTAACGAAGTTTTGTTGGTTTTAGATGGCTCTACAGGGCAAAATGCTTTTGAACAAGCTAAACAGTTTACGGTCGCAACCGAAGTGACTTCTTTAGCCGTTACAAAACTCGATGGTACTGCCAAAGGTGGCGTTGTGATTGGTATTAGCGACCAATTTAAAGTGCCTGTAAAATATATTGGTATTGGTGAAAAAGCCACAGATTTACAATTGTTTGACAAAACAGAATTTGTAGATTCATTTTTTAAATCTTAA